ACAAAAATCCAAAGCTATCTGGCTAACTGAGGGGGACAACAACACTAAAACCTTTCATAGCTACATGAAGAGTAATCAAGCAAGGAATAAGGTCTTAAGAATTGCGGATGAACAAGGGCGTTGGCTTACTAATGTTGATGCCATTCAGCAGGCCTTCTTGAATTTTTATAAGAAGTTGTTGGGTGAAACTACTGCACTGCAACCTATTAATATGCAGGTGGTTCAGAGGGGCCCAATCTGTACTGAGGAACATTGGGAAACATTATTGAGTATAGTAACAGATTCTGAGATTAAAGAAGCTCTTTTTTCCATTCCAAATCACAAAGCTCCTGAACCTGATGGATACTCTAGTGCATTCTTTAAATACACTTGGGAAATAGTTGGAAATGACATGTGTATAGCAGTCACGAATTTCTTCAATCAGGGGAAGCTCCTTAAGCAAGTAAACCATACCTTGGTTACTTTGATCCCCAAGGTGGACCTGCCCGAGAGTGTGACTCAATTTAGACCCATTGCATGTTGCAATGTAATTTACAAGGTCATTTCAAAACTATTATGTTCAAGATTGTCAAAAATTCTCCCTAATATCATTAGCCCTAATCAAGGGGGTTTATTAAGGGTAGGAATATCATTGAAAACATAATGATTTGCCAGGATCTCATAAGAATGTATAATAGGACATATGTCTCCCCAAGATGACTTATCAAGGTTGATCTCAAGAAAGCATATGATTCTGTGAACTGGTGCTTTCGTTTTCCTATGTTAAATGCTCTGAAGTTCCCCCCTCATTTTATAAAGCTGATCAAGGAATGTGTTTCCACTACTTCTTATCACTTGTTCTGAATGGGGAGCTTTTTGGACATTTTCATGGACAGAAAGGCTTGAGGCAAGGGGATCCCCTATCCCCTTTATTATTCACGGTTGTTATGGAATATCTTACAAGAATTATGGAGTTTACTACTGAGGTGATGCCTTTTCAATTTCATTCATTATGTGGTAAGCTTAGACTCCAGCACCTCATGTTTGCTGCTGATTTACTGCTTTTTGCTAGAGGAGACAAGCAATCTGTTCTTGTGCTACTCAgatattttattacctttagtgcTTCCTCTGGTTTGCAAATGAATAATCAGAAGTCTAACATTTACTTTAATGGTGTCCAGAGACATGTTAAAGATCATATAATTGGGTTGTCTGGTTGTGTAGAAGGTAAACTTCTTTTCAAGTACTTGGGAGTGGCCATTACAGCTGGAAAACTTGGGAAAGATGAATGTCAGGTACTGATTGAAAAAATCATTGATAAAATTAGATCCTTTGGAGCTAGGAAGATTTCGTATGCTGGTAGATTGATTCTTGTGAAGTTTGTCTTAACTTCTTTGTTTACCTATTGGGCAAATAATTTTCTACTTCCTAAAGGAGTGTTGAGGAAAATTGATAGCATTTGTAGGAATTACCTCTGGCATGGCACTAATATTTATATGAGAACCCCTCTAGTAAGCTGGGAACATGTCTGTACTCCTAAATATGAAGGAGGACTGGGTATTATATATAGTCCCACATGGAATATGGCTACTATTGGGAAGTTGGTGTGGTGGTTGTATAGCAAACCTAATAGTTTATAGGTCAAATGGGTCCACCAGATTTACATCAAAGGTGACCCTTGGGATAGTCATATTCCTAAATCCCATATGAGTGGGAACTGGAAAGCTATCTACAAGGTTAAGGAGATTCTCAAACCAGGTTATGGTAATGGGGCATGGCTTGCTGATCAGCAGGGATATAATGTAAGTTCTGGATATGAGTGGCTTAGGCACAAGGAACAGAAAGTAGGATGGGCTAAGTTACTGTAGACTACTTGGACATTACCTAAGCATCAATTTTTAAGCTGGTTGATTCTCAGGAATGTGCTAAATGTCAAGGACAAACTTTACAGCCACGGTATCTATCAGGATGCACACTGTTATATCTGGAGCAATGGGGTGGAAACTATTTGTCATGTATTTCAGAGCTGCAGGTATACCAGGAAGATAATAGAAGGGGTATGTGACTGGTTGCATATGCATGTACCTCAAGGTAATGGTATTGTGTGGATTGGTAGAAGGAAATGGAAGCCACTGGAAAAAAATATTTGTCTGACTGCTATCATGGCAGTCTACAATGAAGTCTGGCAGCAGAGAAATCAGGCACGGCTGGATGGAAAATTGCAGCATCCTAAAATGTTGATACATCAGATTCAGCTGCTTATAAGACATCAAATGGCCAAATGTAATGTAGTACTTAATGCTATTGACAAAGCTTAGATGACCTCTTTGATGTAGGTGATCCTTGTAATGTTATTATCTTTCTTAGCTTGTAATAGTCTTTTTGAGTTTAATGAGAACTTACATTCTacctaaaaaaaaaataagacatGCTTTCCTTTACTTGTTATATGTCAAAGTTTCCATTTTTTGTGTTGGTTATTGTCACCATGTGTGAGTAGTGCCTTGCTAGGATGGAGGGGGACCTTATATAGAGTGATATGATTAGATTATTGATGGGGTTCATATACCCAtctaattagactcctctaattagatatataaattactcattaatttatCTTATAGATCTAGTGCATTCATGATGTTAATAATCAAAATAAGGACAAAACGATTTTTCTTACATTGGTGAGACGgaatattgggcacaagtaaggactccttccttcacttgttcttaagcTCAAAGTAAATTGATGATCCCCTTAGTCCCAATAGTGTGAGAACCTTCTTTCAATTACATTAAGACTACCCCTTTAAATCCAATAATATATGGACTAGATATAGTTATTAGATGACCTTAAAATTTGTTCtaatattatttctattactactaTAGTCATCTAAATAAATTAGATTTTGAACAATTattttctaaaacttaattttaTAGAGAATAGGGAAAGTAAGAGAGATATCTCAaaatgtatgaatgaataattgatgagaataagaacaattcttattctcaTAAGgggtggaaaaccggtgggggaaCAAGGgccaagggagccaatgcatgccataTTGCTTTTTCAATCGTTCTTCTCAAAACAAAACTAGGGTGTAGTATATAATAGGatagtaatcattatgtttttaacaattaaaaacaattaaccatCTTATACTAATAACCCTCATAAAACCGGTGCCCAtgtataaaatggaatccattttatttttgtcaattgtcattttgtcatataatgtgtgacatgtgacttgtaacatgttattaataatattaatgcatatttaacaattaaatatcattacatatattaatttggttatatacaacaattgactagtaattcacaatcacaagtaaataaaa
This sequence is a window from Silene latifolia isolate original U9 population unplaced genomic scaffold, ASM4854445v1 chrun_scaffold_16, whole genome shotgun sequence. Protein-coding genes within it:
- the LOC141637231 gene encoding uncharacterized protein LOC141637231, yielding MEIPTNFQVQWQSNGTYKVNTPAKGLIRLSRQELINQGSCLSKFRQYSFMDALNNATPKVGVYLSILDGIKADGYGYCGNLNFIKSIAFGVYLPILNGIKIECNAQLIHDSCEGSYFTWNNKLEVATRVYSRLDMALVNHAWISERSEYYAHFHVEGYFDHTPCVIQRYITDQQKKKCFKYFNMWGGVDQLLPTVQMVWENRILGTPMYQMVRKLKLLKKPLKDLNRGLFDDMKNNSMRAWKHLEYVQEQLRTNPTNVDLINTELNALKDYQELKKACDSFLLQKSKAIWLTEGDNNTKTFHSYMKSNQARNKVLRIADEQGRWLTNVDAIQQAFLNFYKKLLGETTALQPINMQVVQRGPICTEEHWETLLSIVTDSEIKEALFSIPNHKAPEPDGYSSAFFKYTWEIVGNDMCIAVTNFFNQGKLLKQKGLRQGDPLSPLLFTVVMEYLTRIMEFTTEVMPFQFHSLCGKLRLQHLMFAADLLLFARGDKQSVLVLLRYFITFSASSGLQMNNQKSNIYFNGVQRHVKDHIIGLSGCVEGKLLFKYLGVAITAGKLGKDECQVLIEKIIDKIRSFGARKISYAGRLILVKFVLTSLFTYWANNFLLPKGVLRKIDSICRNYLWHGTNIYMRTPLVSWEHIYIKGDPWDSHIPKSHMSGNWKAIYKVKEILKPGYGNGAWLADQQGYNECAKCQGQTLQPRYLSGCTLLYLEQWGGNYLSCISELQVYQEDNRRVYNEVWQQRNQARLDGKLQHPKMLIHQIQLLIRHQMAKCNVVLNAIDKA